Below is a genomic region from Candidatus Dependentiae bacterium.
TGAGCAATAAAAATTGCGCATCCGTATCTTCGAGTTCATCACCTTCTTGATTACACTCGTCAGTAATAGTAATGCTATTTATGTCTTTTTTTTTTTTGCCATGATCTATATAGTGTTCCCCATCTATACTATTGTGTAAGACCTTTTTAACCGCAACAATATAGTTACGATACTCTTGCTGTAAATCCAACAGTACTTTTGATTCTTCCTTAAACAATATATATTCATGCACTAAAAGTACTGTAACTACACATAGAATTCCTACCAAGCAGCACAAAGCAACTTTGCCTAATCGATTCATGAAAAAAGCCCACAGATTATATATTCGTATTTTTATTATTAATGTTAGCTGTTAGTATACTAAAAAAATATGCTTACGCGCTATAAAGCGGCATTTCTAGATCTCTACAAGCTTTTCTAATGGTACCCAACCAACAACTTTTTTTTGTTGTATTTTGCACCAGTTATTATTTTTGGTACACACAGCAACAACAGATGAGCGCTTAAAAGATCCTACAGTATGATAGTTTGCATTCGGACCGGCAAAAAGTTCTGTATCATCCATAAGTATCGCATAACTATGACAAATTATCCTATATTTGAGTACAACACCTATAGCCACAATTCCAGTAATAAATGTAAAAACAAACAACAAAAAATATTTTTTTTTACGATACCAACGTACACTTAACCACAATAATACACACCATAACCCAATTAAAAACAACTGTAGAAAAAAAAGCGGTATATTACACAAGACAGAATCAAAAATAGATACATCAACCGATGTTGAAACCTGTTCTTTAAGAACCTGCATATTCTTTTTAATCGAATAACGTTGCTTTTTATCTGCATTCTTATAAGCTTTCAGCCAGTATAATTGAGCATCGTCAAATTGTTTTAAGTGATATGCACAATTGCCCATATTATACCAAACAGAAGACCCTTTGTTACTTACTGTTTTATATGCGTCTAATGCATGCGCAAATTCCTTTTTTTCATACAACTGATGCCCCTGTAACAACAATTCTTGATTAGAAATTGAGTATACTACGTGAGAATAAAACAAAAATACAATCAACAATGAATATCTCATAATCGTTTTTCCAATATATCTAACCACTTTTTAGCGTGCTCAAAAATATCATCTTGCGTTTTCTGACTAGAAAAAGCATACGATTGCATTGATGCAAAAAATCGCTGCCATTCGCTAACTTCATCACGAGAAAATTGCGCATTCTGCAAAAGTGTTCTTATAACAGACTCTGATAATGCAGTCTTTGCAGTTCCTGTACGTACAGCAATAACATACATAAAAATAGAATACAACGATGCCACATCCCCATTTTCTACTAATTTTTTTAGTTGCTCACGCGCATAGGCAAATGCATATTTTTTTTCTATTGTATGGCCATCACCACGCAAAAAGGCTTTTAAAAAAAATATACTCCAAATAAGAAATGCTAATAATAAAATACCTATAAACCATGGCCACGGAATAGCTTTTTCTTGTACTTTATACCACACATCAGAATAATCCAATGGCTGCAAGTCTGTTTTATTACTCACATCAATGCTCGTTTGCGCTGATACTGTAGCAGCAGTATCAAATGCATCATCTTTCACAATGTTAACGGCAAGCATATTTGTTTGTATCGTTTTATATTTTTTCGTTGCAACATCAAAGTATACTAACTGCTGTGGAGATATTTGCCAATCACCCGGCTCAAGGCCTTGAATAATAAACTCAAATAATTTCGTATCACCGGATATATACTGCTTTGACTCATACCATTTAAATGATGTAGGCATACCTTCGAGTTGATTAATATCAAGTGACGATAAATCAATATCTCCTTGCACACCCAAGGTTAAGACCATGCCTTCACCTTGCTTTGCAGTTGGCGGTTTAAGTTGAGACCAAAACTTTTTAATCACACCAACACCCGAAATTTTTTTATCTGTTGGCGGCAACTCTTGCACAGTAAGTGTTAATGCATTTGAGTATGTACGTTTTTCTTTAATCCTATGCCCAAAAAAACCAAGTAATCCTGCAAAGCGATTGCTCGCGTTACGTTTTTTTTCTATATGATAGTCAACAAAATATGCAGGAATAACAATATTACCAGACTGTGTCGGAGTAATATTCCAATGCCATTCGACATAATCATAAGGAATACCATCAACTTCTTCGTGTCCCTGCACCGGCCCCCTCTGTTGATAAAACGTAACTCCTGCAATTTTTTGTTCATCCGGCCCGCCAATTGAGCGTATATTAGTGCGATTACTCGTATAGTAAAAGCGCAACAAGCAAGAAACACTCTCACCAACAAAAACCGAGCTCTTATTAGCAGTCAGTCGTAAAAAAGCATTTTGAGTACGCAAGATATTACTATTTTTTTGTGCGTCATTATTTTTACCAACAGAAATAATAACAGTATTTGATTTTTCAATTCCTTGCGATGTTTGAGAATGGGCTGGGCCAAGTGTATAATCTCCAGGCTTGTCTATGCGTACTTGGTATGTGTATATTGCCGTTGAAGCACCATTAATCGTATTAAGTTGAAAACCACTTTTATGCGCCGTAAATTCTTCAAGACCATCAATAATCGGGTAACGCATAGTACCACCATGTGATTGCATATGCACATCTAACAAAAATGGTTTTCCTATTACAGCATCTTTTGTTCTATTACCATCAATATCACGCAGAGTAAGTTTTATTTCCGCATGAAGAAAAGCTGAAAATAAGACTAAAATAATAAAAAGTATTTTGTTACCAACAATTTTGCACATCATGAGCTGCTCCTGCACCAACTGCTTGCAACATAAGTCGCTTGTTGCTTTTTGCATCGTTTTCTTCTTGTTTTTGTAGTAACTGTGCTAACCATTGATCAATTTTCTCTGTCTCATTATCTTGTTGTTGAGGTATGTTATGAACCAATGGTTGCCCTTGTTCGGTTTGCTCTTTTCTATTATCTTTGCCGCCCGCACTATCACTCGCGGTTTGAGTGGGTTGCCGATTTTGTTGATTTTGGGATTGCTGATTGTTATTGCTATTCCCGCTGCGTTCCCATTCGTCCTGGCGTTTTTGGCGGTCAAGATTTCTTTGATTGTTTCCACTCTGCTGCTCCTCTGGACGCTGACCAGACGATGACTGTTTTTTTTGTTCATTTCCTGATTTCCCCTGTTCATCATCTTGTGGTTTGTTTTCTGGTTTCTTTTTTTCTTGTTGACCATTATTCTGGCCACCACGATTATTTTCTTTATTATTATTATTGTTCTTTTGGTTGCTCCCTGTATCTTTTTGGTCGTTCGATGCATTATATTCTTGATCATTTTTTTTGTCTTTTTTCTGATCTGAGTTATCTTCATGATCGTCCTCTTTATCACCAGAAGATCCATCACTATTGTTATTTTGTTTTTGATTTTGATTATTTTTATCACCTTTCTGCTGATTATCAGAATTTCCATTATTTTCATTCTGATTTTGCTGCTGCTCATTTTGACTATTTTGATTGTCTTTATCTTTTTGAGAATCTTCTGAATTATTTTTTTGATCATGCTGCTGTTGCTCTTGTTGTTTTTGTTGCTCCAATAATTTTTTGACCAACTCAAGATTATGTTTTGTTTTTTCATTATCAGGGTTAATCTCAATTGCTTTTTCGTATTGAGCAATAGCTTCTTCTAATTTTTTCATTTTTGCATAACTATTGCCAGCATTAAAGTACGCTCGTTCCTTGAGCTCTGGCAATCCCTCCTCTTGTTGTGCTGAAGCAGAAAAATAGGCTGCTGCTTGCTCAAATTCTTCTTTTTTGAATGAAGCAACCCCCAGATCATACAAAACATCTGCTGCATCTGGATAATCAGTCACCAATTGAGTAAGCAATGATTGTGCTCTTTCCATGTCACCTTTTTGCATAGCACTAATTGCTTTATCGTGCTCAAACCAACTATAAGCTGACAAAAAAATAGATAAAAAAAATAATAATTTTTTTTTCATAACAACCACTCAAGCGCTAATAACACAAAACTCACCAATGCAAACCAGTAATATTTTTCTTGTAGCGATGAAAACGTCTTTTCTTCTATTTTTTCTTTTTCAACGTTCTGTACATTACGCACCATCATAGAAATATCAGTAACATCACTAGTAGCATGCATATACATACCACCAGATTCTATCGCAAGCGCATGCAAAATACCCTCATTTAATTTTGAAATTACCACATTACCACGTCGATCTTTTTGGTGGCCAACTTGTTTACCTTTTTCATCAAACAACGGAATAGGAGCCCCCTCTTTAGTGCCGATTCCAAGTGCAAAAATCATCATACCTTGTTGTGCCGCTTGCTCTTTGACACTAGATAAATTGCTTGAAAAATCCTCACCATCTGTAAGCAACACTAATAATTTATGTTTACGCTCACCAACACGAGAAAACGCATCAAGAGCTTGTTTTATTGCACCATCAATAGCAGTAGTACCAGAAGAAATTGTTTCTACATCGATTTGATTTAAAAAGAGGTGAAACGCACCGTAATCACTGGTAAGCGGACATTGCACAAATGTTGAACCAGAAAATAAAATAAGCCCAACTCGTTCTGATTTAAGTTCCCGTAATAATGCACGAATTTTTTCTTTGGCAAAATCTAAACGATTAGGCTCTACATCACGCGCAAGCATACTACGAGAAATATCCAAGGCAATAAAAAGATCTCTTCCGTGTTGTTCAACTTTCTGTTCCTTCTTCCCCCATTGTGGACGCAAAAGTGCAAAATATAAAAAAGTTAGTCCGACAATAATTAACACACTTTTTATTGCAACCCGTGTGAATGAAAAATGCTTAATAAGCATACTCGCCCATTTACGTGCAGCCAAAAGCTTGACCACTCTTTTTTTCCACAATAGAAGATATATCAGTAGTGCTGCTGCGCACATAACAAACAAAATAGTCCATGCATGCTGCCAAGCACCTACATATATTCCAAGTATATTCATAGGCCATACCACACAAATGTTGAAAGACTCAAAAAAATTAAAATAAGCGCAAAAACACCATAAGCAAGCGGTGTAAAAATATCGTACGTTTTGCTAAATACTGGTGTTTCATACTCAATAGTCTCTAATTGGTCAATCGTGTCGTAAATATCACGCATATCCTGAGAGTTTCGTGCTAAAAAAAATTTGCCACCCGTCTGATCAGCAAGTGCTGTTAGCAGCTGCTTATTTATTTTTGGTTTTGCTACTGCACCATAAAACGGATGCATAAAATAACTGTCTTCATCACTGCCAATACCGATGGTATAAATTTTTATACCTAATTGTTTTGCTGCTTCCAATGGAATCTTAGGATCAAGATCGCCTTCGCTTGGTTCACCATCAGTTAATAGAATCATCACTTTACTTTTTGCTTTTGACTTCTTTAATCGATTGACTGCAGTCAACATACCACGAGACAACAATGTACCATCAGCATCAATCACCCCAATATCAAGTTGTGTAATAATATCGTTTAATATTGCTTTATCATTTGTCAACGGACATCGAGAAAGCGCATCGTTACCAAATAAAACTAAACCAATTGCATCATTATTTCTTTTTTTTACAAAGCGCATTGCCTCATCTTTTGCAACTTCAATTCTGGAACGCTTATCATCTTCATAATCACGAAATTGCATACTACCAGAAACATCCATCACCAATACAATATCAATACCCTCAATGGTAGTTTGCGAACGAGTGTCAACCAATTGTGGACGCGCAATAATCAATGCCAAAAAAGCAAGTACGCAACTACGCAGCATAAAAAATACTATACGATGTAGAGTATTTTTTGTCTTTCCAGCAGCCGCTAACGTACTACTCAATCCATATTGGTAGCACACAACACGATTCCATTTTAATTTGATAAGGATTAATACCACTATCAGTGGAAATAAAATAAATAACACCCACGGTTGGGCAAAGCGAAACATATACGCTTGCATGAGCTACCTCATCTCATGTATATTGTGATTTTTCTTGCTTTAAAAACCATGCACGGACCCGTTGCTTAAATGCATCAATTTCTTCACCTTCTTGCATACGCATTGGTTTACCAACCACCACATGTATCGGATGGTATTGCACCAAAAAACTATTTGGTGGATACACCTTGTATGCACCAAAAATGCGAACAGGTAC
It encodes:
- a CDS encoding VWA domain-containing protein — protein: MNILGIYVGAWQHAWTILFVMCAAALLIYLLLWKKRVVKLLAARKWASMLIKHFSFTRVAIKSVLIIVGLTFLYFALLRPQWGKKEQKVEQHGRDLFIALDISRSMLARDVEPNRLDFAKEKIRALLRELKSERVGLILFSGSTFVQCPLTSDYGAFHLFLNQIDVETISSGTTAIDGAIKQALDAFSRVGERKHKLLVLLTDGEDFSSNLSSVKEQAAQQGMMIFALGIGTKEGAPIPLFDEKGKQVGHQKDRRGNVVISKLNEGILHALAIESGGMYMHATSDVTDISMMVRNVQNVEKEKIEEKTFSSLQEKYYWFALVSFVLLALEWLL
- a CDS encoding tetratricopeptide repeat protein, translated to MKKKLLFFLSIFLSAYSWFEHDKAISAMQKGDMERAQSLLTQLVTDYPDAADVLYDLGVASFKKEEFEQAAAYFSASAQQEEGLPELKERAYFNAGNSYAKMKKLEEAIAQYEKAIEINPDNEKTKHNLELVKKLLEQQKQQEQQQHDQKNNSEDSQKDKDNQNSQNEQQQNQNENNGNSDNQQKGDKNNQNQKQNNNSDGSSGDKEDDHEDNSDQKKDKKNDQEYNASNDQKDTGSNQKNNNNNKENNRGGQNNGQQEKKKPENKPQDDEQGKSGNEQKKQSSSGQRPEEQQSGNNQRNLDRQKRQDEWERSGNSNNNQQSQNQQNRQPTQTASDSAGGKDNRKEQTEQGQPLVHNIPQQQDNETEKIDQWLAQLLQKQEENDAKSNKRLMLQAVGAGAAHDVQNCW
- a CDS encoding tetratricopeptide repeat protein, coding for MRYSLLIVFLFYSHVVYSISNQELLLQGHQLYEKKEFAHALDAYKTVSNKGSSVWYNMGNCAYHLKQFDDAQLYWLKAYKNADKKQRYSIKKNMQVLKEQVSTSVDVSIFDSVLCNIPLFFLQLFLIGLWCVLLWLSVRWYRKKKYFLLFVFTFITGIVAIGVVLKYRIICHSYAILMDDTELFAGPNANYHTVGSFKRSSVVAVCTKNNNWCKIQQKKVVGWVPLEKLVEI
- a CDS encoding BatD family protein, which gives rise to MMCKIVGNKILFIILVLFSAFLHAEIKLTLRDIDGNRTKDAVIGKPFLLDVHMQSHGGTMRYPIIDGLEEFTAHKSGFQLNTINGASTAIYTYQVRIDKPGDYTLGPAHSQTSQGIEKSNTVIISVGKNNDAQKNSNILRTQNAFLRLTANKSSVFVGESVSCLLRFYYTSNRTNIRSIGGPDEQKIAGVTFYQQRGPVQGHEEVDGIPYDYVEWHWNITPTQSGNIVIPAYFVDYHIEKKRNASNRFAGLLGFFGHRIKEKRTYSNALTLTVQELPPTDKKISGVGVIKKFWSQLKPPTAKQGEGMVLTLGVQGDIDLSSLDINQLEGMPTSFKWYESKQYISGDTKLFEFIIQGLEPGDWQISPQQLVYFDVATKKYKTIQTNMLAVNIVKDDAFDTAATVSAQTSIDVSNKTDLQPLDYSDVWYKVQEKAIPWPWFIGILLLAFLIWSIFFLKAFLRGDGHTIEKKYAFAYAREQLKKLVENGDVASLYSIFMYVIAVRTGTAKTALSESVIRTLLQNAQFSRDEVSEWQRFFASMQSYAFSSQKTQDDIFEHAKKWLDILEKRL
- a CDS encoding VWA domain-containing protein, giving the protein MQAYMFRFAQPWVLFILFPLIVVLILIKLKWNRVVCYQYGLSSTLAAAGKTKNTLHRIVFFMLRSCVLAFLALIIARPQLVDTRSQTTIEGIDIVLVMDVSGSMQFRDYEDDKRSRIEVAKDEAMRFVKKRNNDAIGLVLFGNDALSRCPLTNDKAILNDIITQLDIGVIDADGTLLSRGMLTAVNRLKKSKAKSKVMILLTDGEPSEGDLDPKIPLEAAKQLGIKIYTIGIGSDEDSYFMHPFYGAVAKPKINKQLLTALADQTGGKFFLARNSQDMRDIYDTIDQLETIEYETPVFSKTYDIFTPLAYGVFALILIFLSLSTFVWYGL